In Silene latifolia isolate original U9 population chromosome X, ASM4854445v1, whole genome shotgun sequence, the following proteins share a genomic window:
- the LOC141618099 gene encoding histone H3.3-like: MARTKQTARKSTVGKTPRKSLAMKVTRKSAPTTGGVKKPHRYRPGTVALREIRKYQKSTELLIRKLPFQRLVRELAQNFKTDLRFQSHAVLALQEAAEAYLVGLFEDTNLCAIHAKRVTVMPKDLQLAKRIRGEIA, translated from the coding sequence ATGGCTCGTACGAAGCAAACTGCCCGCAAGTCTACAGTTGGAAAGACCCCAAGAAAGAGCTTGGCCATGAAGGTAACACGGAAGTCCGCCCCTACAACTGGTGGTGTGAAGAAGCCTCACCGATACAGACCTGGCACAGTTGCTCTTCGAGAAATTCGTAAGTATCAGAAGAGTACCGAGTTATTGATCAGGAAACTACCCTTTCAGAGATTAGTTCGTGAGCTTGCACAGAATTTCAAGACAGACCTGCGTTTCCAGAGTCACGCTGTCTTAGCTCTCCAGGAAGCAGCTGAGGCTTATCTCGTGGGTTTATTTGAAGACACCAATCTTTGTGCCATTCATGCAAAGCGTGTCACGGTAATGCCAAAGGATCTCCAGCTAGCAAAGAGGATCCGGGGTGAAATTGCTTAA